A window of the Gossypium hirsutum isolate 1008001.06 chromosome A05, Gossypium_hirsutum_v2.1, whole genome shotgun sequence genome harbors these coding sequences:
- the LOC107959648 gene encoding heat stress transcription factor A-4b-like (The RefSeq protein has 8 substitutions compared to this genomic sequence) — translation MEGSQGSCNGPPPFLTKTYEMVDDPVTDSLVSWSETGYSFVVWNPPDFSRDLLPRYFKHNNFSSFVRQLNTYGFRKIDPDQWEFANEEFIRGQKHLLKNIYRRKPIHSHSLNRQGSSSVPLTEKEKKEFEQVIKMLSDDKNRLQLQLQGHQKENEEYRCQVRLLSERFRNMEDRQRGVMVSLARIIDKPHVLSQFHGKKRKLLNCNDFNDECNIQDLHSLASLNANMGLDLKQIEELESSIRCWETLFLEIGETIGEEVHDFGTSLRPSPVVVTEIRTSSGDYDMDGELYSPSSHHCSPYSTDINSSPELVAPAYHPIHTPSFHHIVNLNPKPPGIGLNSQHASPLETDQASKNQAEAVATGYTVPGSVNDGFWERFLTEVPDTSSYAQEIQSV, via the exons ATGGAAGGATCGCAGGGAAGTTGTAATGGGCCGCCGCCTTTTCTTACAAAGACATACGAGATGGTGGATGATCCAGTGACTGACTCGTTGGTGTCTTGGAGTGAAACTGGTTACAGTTTCGTTGTATGGAACCCCCCAGATTTCTCAAGAGATTTGCTCCCTAGATATTTCAAGCACAATAACTTCTCAAGCTTTGTCCGTCAGCTCAACACCTAT GGGTTCAGAAAGATAGATCCTGATCAATGGGAGTTTGCAAACGAGGAGTTCATAAGAGGGCAGAAACATCTTTTAAAGAACATTTATCGACGCAAGCCAATCCATAGCCATTCCTTGAACCGGCAAGGAAGCTCTAGTGTGCCATTGACTGAGAAAGAGAAGAAGGAATTCGAGCAAGTGATCAAGATGTTGAGTGACGACAAGAACCGGCTTCAGTTACAGTTGCAGGGTCATCAAAAAGAGAACGAGGAATATCGGTGTCAAGTAAGGCTGTTATCGGAGCGTTTTCGGAACTTGGAAGATCGACAACGACGAGTGATGGTCTCATTGGCTAGGATTATAGACAAACCCCATGTTCTGTCCCAATTTCATGGCAAAAAGAGAAAGTTATTGAACAGTAACGACTTCAATGATGAATGCAACATTCAAGATCTTCACAGGTTGGCTTCTCTGAATGCAAACATGGGATTGGATTTGAAACAGATTGAAGAATTGGAATCATCTATAAGATGCTGGGAAACATTGTTTCTCGAAATCGGAGAAACTATAGGTGAAGAAGTGCGCGATTTCGGGACATCCTTACGGCCTTCTCCGGTTGTTGTTACTGAAATACAGACATCTTCAGGGGACTATGACATGGATGGTGAACTTTACTCACCTTCATCACACCATTGCTCCCCTTATTCAACCGATATTAACTCATCACCTGAGCTGGTTGCCCCTGCTTATCATCCTATCCATACACCATCATTTCACCATGTCGTAAATCTCAACCCAAAGCCTCCTGGAATTGGCCTAAACTCCCAACATGCTGGTCCACTGGAGACCGATCAGGCCTCAAAGAACCAGGCAGAAGCAGTGGCGACCGGTTATACCGTGCCAGGTAGTGTAAACGATGGCTTCTGGGAAAGGTTTCTAACCGAAGTTCCGGATACGTCATCGTACGCACAAGAGATCCAGTCAGTTTAG